A genomic segment from Nicotiana tabacum cultivar K326 chromosome 7, ASM71507v2, whole genome shotgun sequence encodes:
- the LOC107805700 gene encoding protein NETWORKED 1A: MATLKHSDSRRKYSWWWDSHIPKNSKWLQENLTEMDSKVKAMIKLIEEDADSFARRAEMYYKKRPELMKLVEEFYRAYRALAERYDHVTGELKQAQKTMSEAFPNEVPFLLEDSPVRFSSQEAEPHTPEGLRPTHALPDTGDLNQHAVGLLLSRMHAVQKSGDSDKGTSEWGLKQLCEMLGAGEEMLKNSKFLEGTLKKGLNCNSEEKVQSLHSQVSELSIENQNLKAKVVAESERAGQAEGEIQMLKEALAGVEAEKETTFLQYQQCLEKLSAVERDLSTAQKDSFKFNERASEAGNEVQKLRESLIKLEAERDAALSKHKEYLERISSLEDKASQALEDTKGVNERAIKAEAETQHLRNEICKLESEKDSCFHQYKQCLEKISELEKKLLASQEESRLLSEKADRAESEIKKLKRLVMELTEEKEASVREYKNCLEKISKLEHELLCAQEDVKRLNGELSAGATRLRNAEEKCVLLETSNQSLHTEADSLAKKITMKDEELSQKQRELEKLQSDLQYEHLRHAQIEATLLALQNLHSKSQEEQRALALEFKNGLQLLKDMETSKNSLEDELRRVKDENQSLSELKLSSTISFENLENEILSLRKMKMRLEEEVAEQVGLNNNLQQDISCLKEEIKGLNRSYQALVEQVKGAGLNPECIESSIKSLQEESSELRIMSEKDKLEKEVLHKKLENMDELLRKKAVLESSLFDVNGELQGSQEKVKALQESCQILDGEKSTLVAEKSALLTQLQIITESMQKLLEKNAVLENSLFGAKVELEGLREKSKGLEEICQLLKNEKSNLLAERGSLALQLESVEQRLEYMESRFTGLEEKYACLEKDKKATSLEVEQLRAAVGMEKQERAKFSHQSETRLISMENHIHLLQEESKWRKKEFEEELDRAVKAQCEIFILQKFIQDMEEKNYTLLVECQKHVEASKLADKLITELENESLEQQVEAELLLGEIERLKLGIYQVFKALDTESYFVSEDKVENEQSFLRHILGNIEDLKCSLGECEDDKQQVLVENSVLLTILAQLKSEALELESAKKSVEEEFNVMEEKLVTAQKDNHELLEMNTKLGLEVSRGSQLTAVLDAEVGSLSVEHGQLQTAYLELKKKYSQVLEDNRTLLQTITEIREEKWMVEQENDAVLLDSIALSNLSTVLMSIGSEKTAELKSVCEDMHNLYGVISDFDKEMGILKEKLEMKETENLLLKESVQRLEEELHEVRESNCHLKLEVSTGKDLFDKQEAGLLEAKQKLITSENLNSELCKTLDALKTDRQESMLTNEILEKKIVEISNTNTTQSEEIEVLREVNMNLVAELGKLHEEIEEQRMREEYLSSELQEKNYEFELWEAEAATFYFDLQISSVREVLLENKMNELTEVCERLEDKNASKDLEIEQMKGRINSMQSEIGELKSQLHAHAPVIASLRDDVVSLEHNALLLMKVNLAGSQESKCVEVEVHSDQFSSNKLTDGQSIMPKGVLDLQELRTRIKSVEKVVEDMNKPILHQPLHIKAVRDSTASEIEVLKSQHSPDREKHALAGRRGHQNEHGDDRNRRKAKPKSFEVKNGTLMKDIPLDHVSDSSPERIRRATSAAERVDDQMLELWETAEGSSLSRSMRDFKKRANHPTEGPTSSNQFRNLDWRGKHPPTESEVEKELGVDKLELSMNLSEANQEMNKKILQRLASDAEKLMSLQMTVDNLRRKMEANRKARKPKNVDFETVKEQLQEVEETVVQLVNLNSQLMKGTEESSSYSTGSASADTKEVMNIRQKRVSEQARKGSEKIGRLQLEIQKIQYILLKLEDEKKSKARSRFSRSNTGIILKNFIHIGRRNSEKKKKAHLCCFRPSSSSSSSNSNIRYRV; the protein is encoded by the exons CTGCTATCAAGAATGCATGCTGTACAGAAGAGTGGAGATTCTGATAAGGGAACAAGTGAGTGGGGTCTAAAACAATTGTGTGAGATGCTTGGGGCTGGGGAagaaatgctaaagaattcaaagTTCCTTGAGGGAACATTGAAAAAAGGTTTGAACTGCAATTCAGAGGAAAAAGTACAAAGTTTGCATTCTCAAGTATCTGAATTATCAATTGAGAATcaaaacctcaaggccaaagtTGTTGCCGAGTCAGAGCGTGCAGGTCAAGCTGAAGGGGAAATTCAAATGCTGAAAGAAGCCCTAGCTGGTGTGGAGGCGGAAAAAGAAACTACATTCCTGCAATATCAGCAATGCCTGGAAAAGTTGTCTGCTGTAGAGAGGGATCTCAGTACTGCACAGAAGGACTCCTTTAAGTTCAATGAACGGGCTAGTGAAGCTGGAAATGAAGTTCAGAAGTTGAGGGAATCCCTTATCAAATTGGAGGCTGAAAGAGATGCTGCTTTGAGCAAACACAAGGAGTATCtggagcggatatctagtttgGAAGATAAGGCTTCTCAAGCACTTGAAGACACAAAAGGAGTAAATGAGCGAGCAATTAAGGCAGAAGCCGAAACTCAGCATCTGAGGAATGAGATCTGTAAATTAGAGTCTGAAAAAGACTCTTGCTTTCATCAGTATAAACAATGCCTGGAAAAGATTTCTGAACTGGAGAAAAAACTCTTGGCGTCtcaagaagaatccagacttctTAGTGAGAAAGCTGATAGAGCTGAAAGTGAGATCAAGAAACTGAAAAGGCTGGTTATGGAGCTAACAGAGGAGAAAGAAGCCTCAGTCCGTGAGTATAAAAACTGTCTGGAGAAAATATCCAAGCTTGAGCATGAACTGTTATGTGCACAAGAGGATGTAAAACGCCTTAATGGTGAGCTTTCGGCGGGCGCTACTAGGCTTAGAAATGCTGAAGAGAAGTGTGTTCTGCTTGAGACATCAAATCAGTCATTGCACACTGAGGCAGATAGCTTGGCGAAGAAGATAACTATGAAAGATGAAGAGCTTTCTCAGAAACAAAGGGAGCTGGAGAAACTTCAAAGTGATTTGCAATATGAGCACTTAAGACATGCACAAATTGAAGCCACACTTTTGGCTTTGCAAAATTTGCACTCTAAATCTCAAGAGGAGCAGAGAGCTCTGGCGTTGGAGTTCAAAAATGGCCTTCAACTGTTGAAGGACATGGAAACAAGCAAAAATAGTCTGGAAGATGAACTTCGTAGAGTGAAGGATGAAAACCAAAGCTTGAGTGAACTGAAATTGTCCTCAACCATCTCGTTTGAGAATCTGGAAAATGAAATCCTTAGCCTGAGGAAGATGAAAATGAGACTTGAAGAGGAGGTTGCAGAACAAGTGGGACTTAATAACAACCTTCAGCAAGACATTTCATGTTTGAAGGAGGAAATCAAGGGCCTAAACAGGAGCTACCAGGCTTTGGTGGAGCAAGTGAAGGGTGCAGGTTTAAATCCGGAGTGTATTGAGTCTTCAATAAAGAGCTTGCAGGAAGAAAGCTCAGAGCTGAGAATAATGTCTGAGAAGGACAAACTAGAGAAAGAAGTCCTTCACAAAAAGCTGGAGAATATGGATGAACTTCTGAGAAAGAAGGCTGTTTTGGAGAGTTCCCTATTCGATGTGAATGGCGAGTTGCAGGGATCGCAGGAAAAGGTGAAAGCGCTGCAAGAGTCTTGCCAAATTCTCGATGGAGAAAAATCGACCCTCGTCGCTGAGAAATCCGCTTTGCTAACTCAGTTGCAAATTATAACTGAGAGCATGCAGAAACTCCTAGAGAAAAATGCTGTTCTTGAGAACTCTCTTTTTGGTGCAAAAGTTGAACTTGAAGGTCTCAGGGAAAAATCCAAGGGTTTAGAAGAAATCTGCCAATTGCTGAAGAATGAGAAGTCCAATCTTCTTGCTGAAAGAGGTAGCCTAGCTCTTCAGTTGGAAAGCGTTGAACAGAGACTAGAATACATGGAATCAAGATTTACAGGATTGGAAGAAAAATATGCTTGCCTGGAGAAGGACAAAAAAGCAACTAGCTTAGAAGTAGAACAACTGAGAGCTGCAGTTGGAATGGAGAAACAAGAAAGGGCCAAATTTTCTCATCAGAGTGAGACCCGATTAATTAGTATGGAGAACCATATTCATCTCCTACAAGAAGAAAGTAAGTGGAGgaagaaagaatttgaagagGAGCTCGACAGAGCTGTGAAAGCCCAGTGTGAAATTTTCATCCTGCAGAAATTCATACAAGACATGGAAGAAAAGAATTATACTTTGTTGGTTGAGTGTCAGAAACATGTTGAGGCATCCAAATTGGCTGACAAGCTGATTACAGAGTTAGAGAATGAGAGCCTTGAGCAGCAGGTCGAAGCAGAGCTTTTGCTAGGCGAAATTGAAAGGCTGAAACTGGGGATATATCAGGTTTTTAAGGCCCTTGACACTGAATCTTATTTTGTATCTGAAGATAAGGTCGAAAATGAACAAAGTTTTCTGCGTCATATTTTGGGTAATATAGAGGATCTAAAATGTTCGCTCGGAGAATGCGAGGATGATAAGCAGCAGGTGTTGGTTGAAAATTCTGTTCTCCTAACTATACTTGCACAGCTGAAATCAGAGGCCCTGGAACTTGAGTCGGCGAAGAAATCTGTAGAGGAGGAGTTCAATGTCATGGAGGAGAAGCTTGTCACAGCGCAGAAAGACAATCATGAACTCCTAGAGATGAATACGAAGTTGGGACTTGAAGTGAGCAGGGGCAGTCAACTAACGGCTGTACTTGATGCAGAGGTTGGGAGTCTGTCCGTCGAGCATGGTCAGTTGCAGACAGCTTATcttgaattaaaaaagaaatactCCCAAGTTCTTGAGGACAACAGAACTTTGTTGCAAACAATCACAGAGATCAGGGAGGAGAAATGGATGGTGGAGCAGGAAAATGATGCCGTTTTACTCGATAGTATAGCTCTTAGCAATCTCTCAACAGTTTTGATGAGTATTGGTAGTGAGAAAACTGCCGAGCTGAAGTCAGTATGTGAAGATATGCACAATCTTTATGGTGTAATTAGTGACTTTGATAAGGAGATGGGCATATTGAAGGAGAAGCTGGAAATGAAGGAGACTGAAAACTTACTCCTCAAGGAATCAGTTCAAAGACTAGAAGAGGAGCTCCATGAAGTCAGGGAATCTAACTGTCATTTGAAGTTGGAAGTTTCCACTGGAAAAGATTTATTTGATAAGCAGGAAGCAGGGCTCTTGGAAGCCAAACAGAAGCTTATAACATCTGAGAATTTGAACTCAGAATTGTGTAAGACTCTCGATGCACTAAAAACTGACCGTCAAGAATCCATGCTGACAAATGAAATTCTAGAAAAGAAGATAGTTGAAATATCAAATACAAATACTACTCAAAGCGAAGAAATTGAAGTCCTTCGGGAAGTGAATATGAACTTGGTAGCTGAACTGGGTAAGTTGCATGAAGAAATTGAAGAGCAACGAATGCGAGAAGAATATTTGAGTTCGGAGCTCCAAGAGAAGAACTATGAATTTGAACTATGGGAGGCAGAGGCAGCAACCTTCTATTTTGATCTCCAGATCTCCTCTGTTCGCGAAGTACTACTGGAAAACAAAATGAATGAGTTGACTGAGGTGTGTGAGAGACTCGAGGATAAAAATGCTTCCAAAGATTTGGAGATTGAACAGATGAAAGGAAGAATTAATTCGATGCAGAGTGAAATTGGAGAACTGAAGTCACAGTTACATGCACATGCTCCTGTAATTGCTTCTCTGAGGGATGACGTTGTTTCACTTGAGCATAATGCTCTTCTCCTTATGAAAGTTAATCTAGCTGGCTCTCAGGAATCAAAG TGTGTTGAAGTTGAGGTTCATTCAGATCAATTTAGCTCCAACAAGCTGACAGATGGTCAATCCATCATGCCAAAAGGTGTTCTTGATTTGCAGGAGTTGAGGACTAGGATTAAATCAGTTGAGAAAGTAGTGGAAGATATGAACAAGCCTATTTTGCATCAACCGTTACATATCAAGGCTGTCCGAGATAGTACTGCTAGTGAAATTGAGGTATTAAAATCTCAGCACTCTCCGGATCGAGAGAAACACGCGCTTGCAGGAAGGAGGGGTCACCAGAATGAGCATGGTGATGACCGTAATCGACGTAAAGCAAAACCTAAGTCTTTTGAAGTAAAAAATGGGACGCTAATGAAAGATATACCACTTGATCATGTCTCTGATAGCTCACCGGAAAGAATTAGAAGAGCTACTTCTGCGGCAGAGAGAGTGGATGATCAGATGCTTGAGCTGTGGGAAACTGCAGAAGGCAGCAGCCTAAGTCGTAGCATGAGGGATTTTAAGAAACGGGCAAATCATCCAACAGAGGGGCCTACCTCGAGCAATCAATTCAGGAATTTGGATTGGAGGGGCAAACATCCACCTACAGAGTCAGAAGTGGAGAAGGAGTTGGGTGTGGACAAGTTAGAGTTATCAATGAACTTGTCCGAGGCAAATCAAGAAATGAACAAGAAGATTCTCCAGCGACTTGCTTCTGATGCAGAGAAATTGATGAGTCTTCAGATGACTGTTGATAACCTGAGAAGAAAGATGGAGGCAAACAGAAAGGCCAGAAAGCCCAAAAATGTCGATTTTGAAACAGTTAAGGAGCAGCTACAAGAAGTTGAGGAGACGGTCGTACAGCTGGTGAATTTGAATAGCCAATTGATGAAGGGTACAGAGGAAAGTAGCTCATATTCTACAGGAAGTGCTTCAGCAGACACGAAAGAGGTGATGAATATCCGTCAGAAGAGAGTTTCAGAACAGGCAAGAAAGGGGTCTGAGAAGATTGGACGGTTGCAGCTAGAGATTCAGAAAATTCAGTACATTTTGCTGAAACTGGAAGACGAAAAGAAAAGTAAAGCTAGGAGCAGATTTTCCAGGAGCAACACAGGGATCATACTGAAGAACTTCATCCATATCGGGAGGAGGAACagtgagaagaaaaagaaggctCATCTTTGTTGCTTTAGACCTtccagtagcagcagcagcagtaacagcaacatCAGATATCGCGTCTAA